In Aestuariibaculum lutulentum, one DNA window encodes the following:
- a CDS encoding DUF6913 domain-containing protein, whose amino-acid sequence MILKGFKEKSNKKYLNKLLNERQGRVDDSKIESLGVIFNYDETGNFEQFRKLADKLKVRPNKVKIIAFSEREIELQSTWDVCYTFKDFGWKGAVNNSELQAFIKTEFDALISFYNNDILELKLMTALSKAKFKIGVLQDDERLNDFILKTKLNEFDVFENELFKYLTILNKI is encoded by the coding sequence ATGATTTTAAAAGGTTTTAAAGAAAAATCTAATAAAAAGTACTTAAACAAACTGTTAAATGAAAGACAGGGAAGGGTTGACGACAGTAAAATTGAAAGTTTAGGCGTTATCTTTAATTATGATGAGACGGGTAACTTTGAGCAATTTAGAAAGTTAGCCGATAAGCTAAAAGTGCGTCCTAACAAGGTGAAAATAATTGCTTTTTCAGAACGGGAAATAGAATTGCAAAGCACCTGGGATGTCTGTTATACTTTTAAAGATTTCGGTTGGAAGGGCGCTGTGAATAATTCAGAATTACAGGCGTTTATAAAAACAGAGTTTGATGCCCTTATAAGCTTTTATAATAATGATATTTTAGAATTAAAATTGATGACAGCCTTATCGAAAGCAAAATTTAAAATAGGTGTTTTGCAAGACGATGAACGTTTAAACGATTTTATTCTTAAAACCAAATTGAATGAATTTGATGTGTTTGAAAACGAGCTTTTTAAATACTTAACTATATTAAATAAAATTTAA